The following coding sequences are from one Cricetulus griseus strain 17A/GY unplaced genomic scaffold, alternate assembly CriGri-PICRH-1.0 unplaced_scaffold_135, whole genome shotgun sequence window:
- the LOC113830631 gene encoding olfactory receptor 2B6-like, with the protein MRTLNSTPDHLNGFVLVGFSEWPRLEMALLVVVSIFYILTLFGNSAIIILSRLDPKLYTPMYFFLANLSFLDLCYTTSTVPQMLINIQSHKRSISYVGCIAQLFIFLSLGSTECVLLSIMAFDRYVAICQPLCYTVIMHSQLCQQLAAVAWITGFSNSLVQTVLTSLLPRCGQYQIENFFCEVPAMLQLSCVDTWVNEVEMYAAVVVIKVIPLGLILFSYINIVRAVIRIQSSEGRNKAFHTCGSHLLVVIMFYGSAISGYAYMAPKSSSAKLKGKLLALFYGLITPMLNPLIYTLRNKDVKAAVKKILGREQEQGWNMA; encoded by the coding sequence ATGAGAACACTTAATAGCACCCCCGATCACCTAAATGGCTTTGTTCTGGTAGGCTTTTCTGAATGGCCCCGACTCGAAATGGCTCTTCTTGTGGTTGTCTCCATCTTCTATATACTGACCCTCTTTGGGAATTCAGCTATTATCATTTTGTCCCGCCTGGATCCTAAACTTTACACCCCCATGTATTTTTTCTTGGCAAATCTTTCCTTTTTAGATCTCTGCTATACTACTTCTACTGTCCCCCAGATGCTGATAAATATACAGAGCCATAAGAGAAGCATCAGCTATGTTGGCTGCATAGCACAACTGTTCATCTTCCTTAGCCTGGGATCTACAGAATGTGTGCTTCTCTCCATCATGGCCTTTGATCGCTATGTGGCTATCTGCCAGCCTCTATGTTACACAGTTATCATGCATTCTCAGCTATGTCAACAGCTGGCAGCAGTAGCCTGGATAACTGGTTTCAGCAACTCCTTGGTGCAGACAGTGTTGACTTCTTTGTTGCCTCGTTGTGGCCAATACCAGATAGAGAATTTCTTCTGTGAGGTACCTGCCATGCTTCAGTTATCATGCGTTGACACCTGGGTCAATGAGGTAGAGATGTATGCTGCTGTGGTTGTCATAAAAGTTATCCCCCTTGGGTTAATTCTTTTCTCTTACATCAATATTGTCAGAGCAGTCATAAGGATACAATCTTCTGAAGGTAGGAATAAGGCCTTTCACACATGTGGGTCTCATCTTCTTGTGGTCATCATGTTCTATGGCTCTGCCATCAGTGGATATGCATACATGGCACCCAAGAGCAGCTCAGCTAAACTGAAGGGCAAGCTTTTGGCACTCTTCTATGGACTCATAACCCCAATGCTGAACCCACTTATCTATACCTTGAGGAACAAGGATGTCAAGGCAGCAGTGAAGAAGATACTTGGAAGAGAACAAGAGCAAGGGTGGAACATGGCTTAG